A single Lactuca sativa cultivar Salinas chromosome 8, Lsat_Salinas_v11, whole genome shotgun sequence DNA region contains:
- the LOC111913774 gene encoding late embryogenesis abundant protein D-34, with amino-acid sequence MSQEQPRRPQPEDQEPIKYGDVFQVSGEIANKPITPQDAATMQTAENMVLGKIQKGGPAAVMQSAASVNESRGVVSHYDVTSATGDQGVTVSEAVVAGHHIVTESVGGEVVGQYVGTNKASSPAPPISGGDDQVTIGEALEAAAISAGEKPVDQSDAAAIQAAEVRATGRMQVVPGGVAAKAQAAASQNARTMRDEDKTKLGDVLMDASTLLPRDKAVTREDAEGVIGAEIRNQPELATYPGGVSASMAAAARLNQK; translated from the exons ATGAGTCAGGAACAACCAAGACGACCACAACCTGAAGACCAAGAGCCCATCAAATATGGCGACGTATTCCAAGTCTCCGGCGAAATAGCCAACAAACCCATCACCCCACAAGATGCCGCAACCATGCAAACCGCCGAGAACATGGTTCTAGGTAAAATCCAGAAAGGCGGACCTGCCGCTGTCATGCAGTCAGCTGCTTCGGTCAATGAGAGCCGCGGCGTCGTAAGCCATTACGACGTAACTAGCGCCACCGGAGATCAAGGTGTCACTGTATCCGAAGCTGTAGTCGCCGGTCATCACATCGTAACCGAGTCTGTCGGCGGAGAG GTGGTGGGACAATACGTAGGAACCAATAAGGCGTCATCTCCTGCTCCGCCGATCTCCGGCGGTGACGATCAGGTTACAATTGGAGAAGCACTGGAGGCTGCTGCCATATCTGCTGGAGAGAAACCGGTAGACCAGAGTGATGCTGCAGCCATACAAGCGGCGGAAGTCCGAGCAACCGGTCGTATGCAGGTGGTACCGGGTGGCGTGGCAGCGAAAGCTCAGGCTGCGGCCTCTCAGAACGCCCGAACTATGCGTGATGAGGACAAGACAAAGCTTGGAGATGTGTTGATG GATGCGAGTACATTGCTGCCGAGAGACAAAGCAGTGACGAGGGAGGATGCTGAGGGGGTGATTGGGGCGGAGATTAGGAACCAGCCGGAGTTGGCTACGTACCCTGGTGGGGTTAGTGCGTCGATGGCGGCAGCGGCCAGGCTCAACCAGAAGTGa
- the LOC111913773 gene encoding 40S ribosomal protein S18 yields MSLVANEEFQHILRIQNTNVDGKQKIMFAMTSIKGIGRRFSNIVCKKADVDMNKRAGELSNAEIDNLMTIVANPRQFKIPDWFLNRKKDYKDGKYSQVTSNALDMKLRDDLERLKKIRNHRGLRHYWGLRVRGQHTKTTGRRGKTVGVSKKR; encoded by the exons ATG TCGCTTGTAGCAAATGAAGAATTTCAGCACATTCTTCGTATTCAAAACACAAATGTTGATGGAAAGCAAAAAATCATGTTTGCTATGACCTCTATCAAGGGTATTGGTCGTCGTTTTTCAAATATTGTTTGCAAGAAGGCCGATGTTGACATGAACAAGAG GGCTGGTGAACTCTCGAATGCTGAGATTGATAATCTGATGACTATTGTTGCAAACCCTCGTCAGTTCAAAATCCCAGATTGGTTTCTTAACAGAAAGAAGGATTACAAAGATGGGAAATACTCCCAGGTTACCTCTAATGCACTTGACATGAAGCTCAGAGATGACTTGGAGCGTCTCAAGAAGATCAG GAACCACCGTGGGCTGCGTCACTACTGGGGTCTCAGAGTCCGTGGACAACACACCAAGACCACTGGTCGCAGGGGAAAGACTGTTGGTGTGTCCAAGAAGCGATAA